Proteins encoded by one window of Cervus canadensis isolate Bull #8, Minnesota chromosome 18, ASM1932006v1, whole genome shotgun sequence:
- the USP29 gene encoding LOW QUALITY PROTEIN: ubiquitin carboxyl-terminal hydrolase 29 (The sequence of the model RefSeq protein was modified relative to this genomic sequence to represent the inferred CDS: inserted 3 bases in 3 codons; deleted 3 bases in 2 codons), which yields MSLLKIHGFVRIWSKTGLTKEGEALVETVEAEKEISLAVISNSEGFIRVLQLSNSITSVGLTHRGERQSCLHVALQNNSWLFTDQLSYGDAEQSKAFLDAVCQNKPQPPRKHNRDWGVFGGRNTQKEMDKTPSHQVRDNPRDGPFNTEKANETLSPLKMTLFKSATLARTGLLENQGAKREKMLSPAREMNEASLKKSNAEPNKKLKTDSFEYTESNKDEPSHSEGQEKLRNSTCGSTCKTISTENANLAQTVVSIQALSCKTGLEFPSEQIYSHDDLRWDDLDTHPEQFWQGFPKVGNTPYMNAILQSLFVIPSFADDLLMKGISWKKIPFDAFIRCLTQLLALKDICNLEGKKELLVYIKIAISAVTETFSGDMQNDAYEFLGYCLEQLKKDMEKLNIALKTERETXDGNSSSQMHTDNAACQTFVSPVVANFEFELQRSIICKACGQVILKTEPSHYLSINPPQETKLQLSSIQNSFDLFFRAEDLEYNCNECTHETSVAMHKFSKLPRLLIIHLKHYXLVKDNQPVAIAKFLSSSSHRSESTKLPFPTASNTPTSQGSKMLEVSPEMVSEILAPSSPSEKLISESSDSLAKNAEPLTFQKIVEGSNQEQQQRDVENGPKQNITASEKAEKELPAADSGMDQEHTCLMICEDANKTVIQKYRTVNGHNCEVRKALSKQEMASASPSQRGRSGSGNFGGGRGGGFGGNDNVGSGGNFSGGGGFGGSRDVGGYGGKLEVGSVMESTEEFYKAHENRIPERSQGMAEQLQQQDWKRIIEEFSRQESPPGVRELGAQEYTEKDFQDRQKDDNRDSLTALGAGTNPGILDREDTETEAQXVKGNTERLIRVISHLRSPPDSGQHISNVYDFQKQAWFTYHDLVVSEIQESVMQEARPHTGYIFFYMHDEVFQALLRKARTSHLEWR from the exons ATGAGTCTTCTAAAGATACATGGCTTTGTTCGCATTTGGAGCAAGACTGGGCTAACTAAAGAGGGAGAAGCTcttgtggaaacagtggaagcagagaaggaaatcaGCCTGGCAGTGATCTCCAACTCTGAAGGATTTATCCGGGTTCTTCAGCTCAGCAACAGTATTACAAGTGTGGGTCTTACACATCGTGGAGAGAGACAAAGCTGTCTGCATGTAGCTCTGCAAAACAACAGCTGGTTGTTCACTGACCAGTTGTCCTACGGGGATGCTGAACAGTCGAAGGCCTTCCTGGACGCAGTCTGTCAAAACAAACCCCAGCCACCCAGGAAACACAATCGTGATTGGGGTGTTTTTGGTGGAAGGAACACACAGAAGGAAATGGACAAAACTCCATCTCACCAAGTCCGTGACAATCCCCGTGATGGACCCTTTAAtacagaaaaagcaaatgaaactcTCTCCCCTCTGAAGATGACTTTGTTCAAGTCAGCAACACTTGCCAGAACAGGACTCTTAGAAAATCAAGgagcaaagagggaaaaaatgctATCACCTGCTCGAGAGATGAATGAAGCGTCCCTGAAAAAAAGTAACGCTGAACCTAACAAGAAATTGAAGACAGATTCCTTTGAGTATACAGAAAGTAACAAGGATGAACCGTCGCATTCAGAAGGTCAAGAAAAACTTAGAAATTCAACATGTGGCTCTACATGCAAGACCATCTCTACTGAAAATGCCAATCTAGCTCAGACTGTTGTTTCAATCCAGGCTCTCTCTTGCAAAACAGGTTTGGAGTTTCCATCAGAACAAATATATAGCCATGACGACCTAAGATGGGACGACCTTGACACTCACCCAGAACAATTCTGGCAAGGGTTCCCCAAAGTGGGGAAC ACACCTTACATGAATGCAATTTTACAGTCACTGTTTGTGATTCCCTCATTTGCTGATGATTTACTCATGAAGGGCATATCGTGGAAGAAAATTCCCTTTGATGCTTTTATTAGGTGCCTGACCCAGCTACTTGctttaaaagatatttgtaaCCTGGAGGGCAAGAAAGAGCTACTTGTCTATATTAAAATTGCTATTTCAGCTGTTACAGAGACCTTCTCTGGCGACATGCAGAACGATGCTTACGAGTTTTTAGGGTACTGTTTAGAGCAGCTGaaaaaagacatggaaaaattAAACATTGCTTTAAAGACTGAGAGGGAAA GGGATGGAAATTCATCTTCGCAGATGCATACGGATAACGCTGCCTGCCAGACGTTTGTTAGTCCCGTTGTGGCTAACTTTGAGTTTGAATTGCAGCGCTCCATTATCTGTAAAGCCTGTGGACAGGTCATTCTCAAGACGGAGCCAAGTCATTATCTTTCTATCAACCCTCCCCAAGAAACAAAACTACAACTGTCCTCTATTCAGAAttcttttgatcttttctttAGGGCAGAAGACCTCGAGTACAACTGTAATGAATGCACCCACGAGACATCTGTTGCAATGCACAAATTCAGTAAGCTTCCCAGACTGCTCATCATCCATCTGAAACACT AGCTGGTGAAGGATAACCAACCGGTTGCTATTGCTAAATTTTTAAGCTCATCTTCTCATCGCAGTGAGAGCACCAAGTTACCTTTTCCTACTGCCAGTAACACACCTACCTCCCAGGGA TCCAAAATGCTAGAAGTCTCTCCAGAGATGGTTTCTGAGATCCTCGCCCCATCGTCACCTTCAGAGAAGTTGATCTCAGAATCCAGCGATTCCTTGGCAAAGAATGCTGAACCACTAACATTCCAGAAGATCGTTGAAGGGTCAAACCAAGAACAGCAGCAGAGAGACGTGGAAAACGGTCCTAAACAGAATATAACAgcttcagaaaaggcagaaaaggagCTGCCAGCAGCTGACTCAGGGATGGATCAAGAACACACATGTCTCATGATCTGTGAAGATGCAA ACAAGACTGTCATTCAGAAATACCGCACTGTGAACGGCCACAACTGTGAAGTGAGAAAAGCCCTGTCTAAGCAAGAGATGGCTAGTGCTTCACCCAGCCAGAGAGGTCGAAGCGGTTCTGGAAACTTTGGTGGCGGTCGTGGAGGTGGTTTTGGTGGGAATGACAACGTTGGTAGCGGAGGAAACTTCAGCGGTGGAGGTGGCTTTGGTGGCAGCCGTGATGTTGGCGGATACGGTGGCA AGCTAGAAGTGGGCAGTGTCATGGAGTCCACTGAAGAGTTTTATAAGGCTCATGAAAACAGGATTCCAGAAAGATCTCAAGGCATGGCTGAACAACTGCAGCAGCAGGATTGGAAAAGAATCATCGAGGAATTCTCCCGACAGGAATCACCTCCAGGCGTTAGGGAGCTGGGTGCccaggaatacacagaaaaggACTTCCAGGATCGTCAGAAAGATGATAACAGGGACTCCCTCACTGCTTTGGGTGCTGGCACGAACCCTGGAATTTTAGACAGGGAGGACACAGAAACTGAAGCCC GGGTGAAAGGAAACACCGAGCGGCTCATCCGTGTCATCAGCCATCTCAGGAGCCCCCCAGATTCAGGCCAGCACATCAGCAATGTTTACGATTTTCAGAAGCAGGCCTGGTTCACATACCACGACCTAGTAGTATCAGAAATCCAAGAGTCCGTGATGCAGGAGGCTAGGCCTCACACTGGGTATATCTTCTTTTATATGCACGATGAGGTCTTTCAGGCGCTGTTGAGAAAGGCAAGGACCTCTCACTTAGAGTGGAGATAG